A region from the Euwallacea similis isolate ESF13 chromosome 23, ESF131.1, whole genome shotgun sequence genome encodes:
- the LOC136416464 gene encoding serine/threonine-protein kinase Wnk-like isoform X5, translating to MKAQSLEPSASETRSQKSPPKEHVTTIKTVKTDTETTKIVTTTTSLNRYTFMKLKEEEKRPETQSEKKIRTHSCSSIPYDNIIENLAPFRKRFCNVQLFGDKENEKEAAAAAQETDSDVQRIVEAVLDQVLDMAIEVIEKNQLLPIAKAGELPQGPSEEGEQVKVAEEQKEEEEFEYKILNELGDSVNDAIADRQRLKKKKEKSVKHGGVTSLIPIETDSNAEDDTEVQQNDMRLLEVGTKYNIPKNLFQSAEMTEITEQTIDRHDENADSNLEVEQPVVVNLREREGKEDDDDVFRPIAVSPDGRFFKYEEEIGRGSFKTVYRGLDTQTGVAVAWCELQEKKLNKAERQRFREEAEMLKKLQHPNIVRFYNYWESPGPKRKNIVLVTELMLSGTLKAYLRRFKKINPKVLKSWCRQILKGLAFLHSRGPPIIHRDLKCDNIFITGTTGSVKIGDLGLATLKNRSFAKSVIGTPEFMAPEMYEEHYDEGVDVYAFGMCMLEMATSEYPYSECTGPAQIYKKVISGVKPASFDKVQNPEIKDVIESCIRPRKEDRPKVKDLLQHAFFEEDVGLKVEVVSQEGRKIVFRLRVVDPKKRTHKHKENEAIQFEFDMETDKYDAISAEMAKSGIIFEEDAKTVSQLLKAQIVQINKEREKQEKQNKEQEALAQQLQYQQYLQQQAEQQQQQINQQQQQNTQQQFQQQQAQYQQQQPNILQQMQPDQQQQFQQQQQHNIVQQEQQQYQQPQQQQPQDLQHQFPQQSASQTVMNVAPPEGQAQPQTVIYQQPTAPQATQPQAQPQVDQPQVSPPSGVQLQRQTSVEPNVQSQPIVHKQSAPTQFIQQNYIPEGVAQHAEYIQQVAGVNPAPPHESASLQSEMLHPSHGEQHRLSDTQIEIQAQPPSFQQPQNFAPQQQPNFQHQQAYQTQQNFNNEQQQYHQQYQAEQQQQFAQQQQQYQQTQIYQQQTQVYPQQQQPQQQQQMPVYNQQYSQQQSQQYMPPSVEQQQQFVPSQQQPQQQSVDQQVYQQQPQFTQNHVQIPQTQAQPLPVQQPQVQEIAQELSHSMGHRLSTTEIPPMNLEQLQQKLAAQSLKDQHRASTTSLPPMPSFDQSQPDHRRLSTASQPACSQEYTQLQQQTITEELAQQQHYTQLQQQTITEEIVQQQQPHIQEEVVLKNGLAEPILTAEQLAVKLNQQSSAAISGHTQPQNDDMDLSVSEQDHSSSTSADPEPSKRRATKRSSIRHRLIVDSVQADGTVECRLVSKQQTVSFKFNRLDTTASDIIDGMTKQDLLKPGQHEKLRVHLQEVMMELKLRPDQIPECARSGSHGREGRKVRHPSLTRQSHKKSHRRHRSRDETSSQPFNSKLESNTNQNDLQTIKTTLADTIYQNLRCRESLNSSGTVSRKTSTASEYTPEHTYVTNTKGPQGLLKQTSVSYANDSCLVAPQEVPTSVQTQEVNHQEEFRNDIPDHSDAFKTELANSLKQKESPPLIPGQKVNLKVFVMSMGNDTPPQSGAGTPNGEPSAEVSSEGGVDLAKPLEKAELKDLPVKNALLSPQRKISRFLVSPVLSGQLDVPKGLDSEIRESAAENAKVESQDVSPQQTILPTQLPQPPSNQQSILPQQPEPPSNQQPTLSQQPLAGPISIQASQPANLENTGTPLVIQPAQQLAPSEPTASVPSRKISAPLESTRLDVEKPMEQKISVCSLKEDSTRGETGQVCGPELINTIEQLKISLDNLKNSSHPKKEDEPKKVLNNVEVPSAKQPSSQPQPTFTPAPAVTQQQPQFTAVPPAAPTVTQTTVLSQPVPQPQVAPPVISQPQQILQTPPVIEQTQGVPNLQQPQAPILANVPSVVAQPPQYVAPPPSQTIVQPQYTQAPPIQHAPPIQPLTSQQLPQTTPPIEPVTIPVQQTVAQQNFVPMGTVNGQYLPQPQSGVPVTQMTYQTAPAIAQSVISPQQQMMQVPTNQPNEVVYQPQQIYAQPQAMPSSGSVQNLSTVVQPAHFQPSLSVEENLQGYAKKVLPDLKHVIESGSSRSSQASTPQQEMMYDLNFQRNLQQRLSNMGPSAGQYVPPTTAPSSPHALITPLEFPQEPISVVTGLNKLRVESGSGSGSGAASSELLSPVIEVDQQNFNTLNSQTPAQFPIVTDPKIRDLSDLNDQLKKINEKPVNSSEGQAPPQVSDSKTAEIIEEAKRELKLELEKLHEGGTTVSQALQESTPDSAARERRVSRFSVSVVNEPDRSRLTPPNAPNDSKPNFPDPSRKESNDSTSSGGNPAPVNQAGGVSAAGTPLTGAAQYPGLGRGQPVGVASGATGQDFTTVINTTFDSLKTTLVKSLPNTGEELPSEEEISQVRFPHPTITKTPYISLNLDYPARPLRKSLSYVDLKKEIETIMPISKSEDENVRRACVMGRRKSKTFRQFPQIVVVPPEGDNNLTTSMPDIHKSLDDLQTSSLSLVLNNVWDKNISCPDLADSNMFKTPDIQEFNTSAGVFNFKETTAVRARKSNTAAVLEGQCGYKRKKRRLETPTEVIKRNWKSKHSKSMHNLLNEVPKAGVDEQKYHTIHSSEELFSRTNQSSTENIFNHQFVFPPYPDIRTFTHQPSPTCNNCCCPAFSTHRSLSCQNLSCCWRCNVPIFSCDTCPMALDDRERWACSTRHFEARPRRKKAVPIEEYLETYFEGETEETFEEMLNRQKAELNALMEAHRRQQLEYMGKYKRQKDRGDT from the exons attttaaacGAGCTGGGTGACAGTGTTAATGATGCAATAGCCGACAGGCAACGACTGAAAAAGAAGAAGGAGAAATCCGTGAAGCATGGCGGAGTAACTAGTCTAATCCCCATTGAGACTGATTCCAACGCTGAAGACGACACCGAAGTGCAGCAAAACGATATGAGATTACTTGAG GTAGGAACGAAGTACAACATCCCGAAAAACCTGTTCCAAAGCGCGGAAATGACGGAAATCACGGAACAAACCATCGACCGTCATGACGAAAACGCGGACAGCAATTTGGAAGTGGAGCAGCCGGTGGTGGTGAATTTGCGGGAGCGCGAGGGGAAGGAGGATGACGACGACGTATTTCGGCCTATAGCAGTCAGTCCTGATGGGAGGTTTTTCAAATACGAGGAGGAAATCGGCAGGGGCTCGTTCAAAACTGTTTATCGCGGTTTGGACACTCAAACCG GGGTGGCGGTGGCCTGGTGCGAATTGCAAGAGAAGAAACTCAACAAAGCGGAACGACAACGCTTCAGGGAGGAAGCAGAAATGCTGAAGAAGCTGCAGCATCCCAACATAGTGCGGTTCTACAATTATTGGGAGAGCCCTGGTCCTAAAAGGAAAAACATCGTGCTGGTCACTGAGTTAATGTTGAGCGGAACCCTCAAGGC GTACCTTCGccgtttcaaaaaaattaacccaaaAGTCTTAAAATCGTGGTGCCGCCAGATTCTAAAAGGCCTGGCATTCTTACACTCCCGCGGTCCTCCCATCATTCACCGAGATCTGAAATGCGACAACATCTTCATCACCGGCACAACTGGTTCAGTTAAAATTGGCGACTTGGGCCTTGCTACTTTGAAAAACCGGAGCTTCGCCAAATCCGTCATTGGAACTCCAGAGTTTATGGCTCCGGAGATGTACGAGGAGCATTACGATGAAGGGGTAGATGTGTATGCGTTCGGAATGTGCATGCTGGAGATGGCCACCAGCGAGTATCCCTATTCTGAGTGTACCGGGCCTGCACAGATTTACAAGAAAGTTATATCG GGAGTGAAACCCGCCAGTTTTGACAAGGTTCAAAACCCAGAAATTAAAGATGTGATCGAAAGCTGTATTCGACCCAGAAAAGAGGATCGTCCGAAGGTGAAGGATTTGCTTCAGCACGCCTTCTTTGAAGAGGATGTTGGCTTGAAG GTGGAGGTGGTGTCTCAGGAAGGCAGGAAAATCGTCTTCAGGCTACGAGTGGTCGACCCCAAGAAGAGGACTCATAAGCATAAGGAAAACGAGGCCATACAGTTTGAGTTTGATATGGAAACGGACAAGTACGACGCAATTTCAGCTGAAATG GCCAAGTCTGGAATTATCTTCGAAGAAGATGCTAAAACCGTGTCGCAACTGCTAAAAGCCCAGATCGTGCAGATCAACAAAGAGCGAGAAAAGCAAGAAAAACAGAATAAGGAGCAAGAAGCTTTGGCGCAACAGCTGCAATATCAGCAGTATTTGCAGCAGCAAG cTGAACAGCAGCAACAGCAGATAAATCAGCAGCAGCAGCAAAATACTCAGCAACAG TTCCAACAACAGCAGGCTCAATATCAACAGCAGCAGCCAAATATCTTGCAGCAAATGCAGCCCGATCAACAACAGCAATTCCAGCAGCAACAGCAACATAACATCGTTCAGCAGGAGCAACAACAGTACCAGCAACCTCAGCAGCAACAGCCACAAGATCTGCAGCACCAGTTTCCGCAACAGTCGGCCTCACAGACGGTTATGAATGTCGCACCTCCTGAAGGTCAGGCTCAG cctCAAACTGTGATCTACCAACAACCAACGGCTCCTCAAGCGACTCAACCTCAGGCTCAGCCGCAGGTCGACCAGCCACAAGTGTCGCCCCCTTCAGGGGTGCAACTGCAGAGGCAAACTTCAGTAGAGCCTAATGTTCAAAGTCAGCCTATTGTCCATAAGCAATCTGCTCCCACTCAGTTCATACAGCAGAATTATATACCTGAGGGAGTTGCGCAGCATGCTGAATATATACAG CAGGTAGCAGGAGTGAATCCGGCACCCCCTCATGAATCCGCCTCTTTGCAGTCGGAAATGCTGCATCCAAGCCATGGAGAGCAGCACCGCTTGAGCGACACTCAAATAGAAATTCAAGCGCAACCTCCAAGCTTCCAGCAACCTCAAAACTTTGCACCCCAACAACAGCCCAACTTCCAACACCAGCAGGCCTATCAGACTCAACAAAACTTCAATAACGAACAGCAACAGTATCACCAGCAATATCAAGCGGAGCAGCAACAACAGTTTGCTCAGCAACAGCAGCAATACCAACAGACGCAAAT ATATCAGCAGCAGACGCAAGTGTATCCGCAGCAACAGCAGCCACAACAACAACAGCAAATGCCAGTCTACAATCAGCAATACAGTCAGCAACAGTCGCAGCAATACATGCCGCCATCTGTTGAGCAGCAGCAACAATTTGTGCCATCTCAGCAACAACCGCAGCAGCAAAGTGTTGACCAGCAGGTGTATCAACAACAGCCACAGTTCACGCAAAATCACGTACAGATTCCGCAGACGCAAGCGCAGCCACTTCCAGTACAACAGCCGCAGGTGCAGGAGATTGCACAGGAACTATCGCATTCGATGGGTCATCG attgTCAACCACCGAAATCCCTCCGATGAATCTCGAACAGCTACAACAGAAGCTGGCCGCTCAAAGTCTGAAAGACCAGCACCGCGCCTCTACCACCTCTCTTCCTCCCATGCCATCCTTCGATCAAAGTCAGCCGGATCACCGCCGACTTTCCACCGCCTCCCAGCCGGCCTGTTCTCAGGAATATACTCAGTTACAACAACAAACCATTACTGAGGAATTGGCGCAACAGCAGCACTATACCCAGCTGCAGCAGCAAACCATAACTGAAGAAATAGTTCAACAACAACAGCCGCACATACAAGAAGAGGTTGTACTTAAAAACGGTTTGGCAGAGCCCATTTTGACAGCGGAACAGTTGGCCGTAAAGCTGAATCAACAAAGCAGTGCGGCGATTTCGGGGCATACTCAACCACAGAATGATGATATGGATCTATCTGTATCCGAGCAG GACCACTCGTCTTCGACCAGTGCTGACCCAGAACCGTCGAAACGTCGCGCAACGAAACGTTCCTCGATCCGGCATCGACTTATAGTCGACTCGGTCCAAGCGGACGGTACCGTGGAATGCCGACTCGTTTCAAAACAGCAAACGGTCAGTTTCAAGTTCAATCGTTTGGACACGACCGCGTCCGATATCATAGACGGCATGACCAAACAGGACTTGTTAAAGCCCGGACAACATGAGAAATTAAGGGTGCATCTCCAGGAGGTGATGATGGAACTCAAATTGAGGCCCGATCAGATCCCGGAGTGTGCTCGGTCTGGGTCCCACGGTCGCGAGGGGCGGAAG GTTAGGCACCCGTCTCTTACGAGGCAATCCCACAAAAAATCTCACAGGCGGCATCGATCT AGAGACGAGACAAGTAGCCAACCCTTCAACTCCAAACTCGAATCGAACACAAACCAGAACGATCTTCAAACCATCAAAACCACTCTAGCAGATACGATTTACCAGAACCTAAG GTGCAGGGAGAGTTTAAATTCCAGCGGTACTGTTTCGAGAAAAACGAGCACCGCCTCAGAGTATACCCCCGAACACACTTACGTCACCAACACTAAAGGACCCCAAGGATTGCTAAAGCAGACCAGCGTTAGCTATGCTAATGACAGCTGCCTGGTAGCTCCTCAAGAAGTCCCCACATCT gTGCAAACCCAAGAAGTCAACCATCAAGAGGAATTCAGGAACGACATCCCCGACCATTCTGATGCTTTTAAAACTGAGTTGGCCAATAGTTTGAAGCAAAAAGAGTCTCCGCCATTGATCCCCGGTCAGAAAGTGAATCTCAAAGTGTTTGTTATGAGTATGGGCAATGATACTCCTCCTCAAAGTGGGGCTGGAACGCCTAATGGAGAACCATCCGCTGAAGTCTCTAGTGAAG gCGGAGTCGATCTTGCGAAGCCTTTGGAAAAAGCCGAGTTAAAAGATCTGCCAGTTAAGAACGCTTTATTGTCTCCACAACGAAAGATATCTAGGTTTTTGGTCAGTCCAGTCCTCAGTGGGCAGTTGGACGTTCCAAAGGGACTTGACTCGGAGATCCGAGAGAGCGCGGCAG AAAATGCCAAAGTCGAATCGCAAGACGTTTCTCCCCAACAAACTATTCTTCCTACCCAACTACCCCAACCGCCCAGTAATCAGCAGTCAATATTGCCCCAACAACCTGAACCGCCTAGTAATCAACAGCCAACGCTCTCTCAACAACCTTTGGCTGGCCCAATAAGCATTCAGGCCTCCCAGCCTGCTAATCTCGAAAATACAGGGACGCCCCTGGTAATCCAACCAGCTCAGCAACTGGCCCCATCCGAACCTACTGCCAGTGTGCCCAGCAGAAAAATATCAGCGCCATTGGAGAGTACCAGGCTGGACGTTGAGAAGCCCATGGAGCAGAAAATAAGCGTTTGCAGTTTGAAGGAGGATTCTACAAGGGGGGAAACAG GTCAAGTGTGTGGGCCAGAATTGATCAATACAATCGAGCAGTTGAAGATAAGTTTGGATAATTTGAAGAACAGTAGTCATCCTAAGAAGGAGGATGAGCCTAAGAAGGTGCTAAATAATGTTGAG GTGCCTTCTGCGAAGCAACCATCCTCTCAACCACAGCCGACTTTCACTCCTGCTCCGGCAGTGACCCAACAGCAGCCCCAATTTACTGCTGTGCCTCCCGCAGCCCCCACTGTCACTCAAACAACCGTATTGTCACAGCCAGTGCCTCAACCCCAAGTGGCACCTCCTGTTATCAGTCAACCGCAACAGATACTTCAAACTCCTCCCGTTATCGAACAGACGCAAGGAGTGCCGAATTTGCAGCAACCTCAG GCCCCAATTCTCGCGAACGTTCCATCAGTAGTGGCTCAACCTCCACAATACGTGGCTCCTCCTCCTTCACAAACCATAGTGCAGCCTCAGTACACACAAGCCCCACCTATCCAGCACGCTCCTCCCATTCAACCGTTAACATCTCAGCAGTTGCCGCAGACTACACCTCCGATTGAACCAGTTACCATTCCTGTACAACAGACCGTGGCCCAGCAAAATTTCGTACCCATGGGTACTGTTAACGGCCAATATCTACCACAA CCACAATCCGGAGTTCCGGTAACACAGATGACGTATCAAACTGCCCCGGCCATAGCGCAATCGGTCATTTCTCCGCAACAGCAAATGATGCAAGTACCCACTAATCAACCTAACGAGGTGGTTTATCAGCCGCAACAAATTTACGCACAGCCGCAGGCCATGCCTTCCTCGGGGTCTGTTCAAAACCTGTCGACGGTTGTGCAACCGGCGCATTTCCAGCCCTCTTTGTCAGTAGAGGAAAACCTGCAGGGTTACGCTAAGAAAGTCCTACCAGATCTCAAACACGTGATTGAGAG tGGATCTAGTAGGAGCAGCCAAGCTTCGACACCTCAGCAAGAGATGATGTATGATCTTAATTTTCAGAGAAATCTCCAGCAGAGGTTGTCGAACATGGGACCTTCGGCCGGTCAGTACGTGCCCCCTACTACG GCACCTTCTAGTCCCCATGCTTTAATCACGCCATTAGAATTCCCTCAAGAACCGATTTCAGTGGTGACAGGTCTAAATAAG cTTCGAGTTGAATCTGGTAGCGGTTCAGGTAGCGGAGCAGCCTCTTCGGAACTACTCTCTCCTGTAATTGAGGTGGATCagcaaaatttcaacaccctaaATAGTCAAACTCCAGCTCAGTTCCCTATAGTTACTGATCCTAAAATAAGGGATTTGAGCGACTTGAATGATCAACTGAAAAAGATTAACGAAAAGCCTGTG AATTCCAGTGAAGGCCAAGCTCCGCCTCAGGTGTCGGATAGTAAGACCGCGGAAATTATTGAGGAAGCCAAGAGGGAGTTGAAGTtggaattagaaaaattgcaTGAAGGAGGCACGACTGTTAGTCAg GCGTTGCAGGAATCGACTCCTGACTCGGCCGCACGCGAACGTCGGGTCTCACGCTTCAGCGTAAGCGTGGTAAATGAACCCGACCGAAGCAGACTGACCCCTCCAAATGCACCCAACGATTCAAAACCGAACTTTCCCGATCCTTCGCGGAAAGAGAGCAACGATTCCACCTCTAGCGGTGGGAACCCTGCTCCTGTCAACCAGGCGGGAGGAGTGTCAGCAGCAGGCACGCCCCTAACCGGCGCAGCCCAGTATCCCGGTCTTGGGAGAGGACAACCAGTAGGCGTGGCATCTGGCGCTACGGGACAAGACTTCACTACGGTGATCAACACAACTTTCGATTCACTGAAGACAACTCTGGTCAAGTCGTTGCCCAATACTGGTG AAGAATTACCTAGTGAAGAAGAAATCTCGCAAGTGAGG TTTCCTCATCCCACTATCACCAAAACCCCCTACATATCGCTCAATCTAGATTATCCAGCTCGTCCTCTGAGGAAATCGTTGAGCTATgttgatttgaaaaaagaaatagagaCTATTATGCCTATTTCAAAGAGCGAGGATGAGAACGTGCGTCGGGCATGCGTAATGGGCCGCAGAAAGTCCAAGACATTTCGTCAATTTCCTCAAATCGTGGTCGTTCCGCCTGAAGGGGACAATAATCTAACCACGAGCATGCCCGACATTCACAAGTCTTTAGATGACTTACAAACCTCCAGTTTATCTCTGGTTTTGAATAACGTATGGGATAAAAACATATCTTGCCCAGATTTAGCTGACTCGAATATGTTCAAAACTCCTGATATTCAGGAGTTCAATACCAGTGCGGGAGTATTTAACTTTAAAGAAACCACAGCTGTTAGAGCACGCAAGTCAAACACTGCAGCTGTCTTGGAGGGCCAATGCGGTTACAAGCGGAAGAAGAGACGTCTAGAAACGCCCACCGAGGTAATAAAAAGGAATTGGAAGTCCAAGCACTCAAAGTCGATGCACAACTTGCTTAATGAGGTGCCAAAAGCGGGAGTTGACGAGCAGAAATATCACACCATTCACTCCTCAGAGGAACTATTCAGTCGTACCAATCAGAGTTCCACAGAGAACATTTTCAATCACCAATTTGTCTTTCCCCCTTACCCAGATATCAGGACATTCACTCATCAACCATCTCCAACGTGCAATAATTGCTGCTGTCCTGCATTTTCTACTCATCGCAGCTTATCGTGCCAAAACTTGTCTTGCTGTTGGAGATGTAATGttccaattttttcttgtgataCATGCCCAATGGCATTAGATGATAGAGAACGGTGGGCGTGTTCTACTAGACACTTTGAGGCGAGGCCAAGGCGTAAAAAGGCGGTTCCCATTGAGGAGTATCTGGAGACATATTTTGAGGGCGAAACG GAAGAAACTTTTGAAGAAATGCTCAATAGACAGAAGGCGGAACTGAACGCCCTAATGGAAGCGCACAGAAGACAGCAGTTGGAATACATGGGGAAATACAAGCGGCAAAAAGATAGAGGTGACACCTAG